The following are encoded together in the Euwallacea fornicatus isolate EFF26 chromosome 29, ASM4011564v1, whole genome shotgun sequence genome:
- the Osbp gene encoding oxysterol-binding protein 1 isoform X1, with protein MGDSGATKSGASQNEATMKGWLFKWTNYLKGYQRRWFVLQNGHLSYYRAENHHGIAPTLSIRRRRKLKGGNQAEMAHTCRGSISLHGALIYSVDSCTFVISNGGTQTFHIKASSEVERQSWVTALELAKAKAIRNMESEEDEVEAEESGISDEPDVMRKLESALNELKICGELLGKHWKNLAKPLSEIESTPDPDVLNSKVKEICERATLFRISSNAMMNSCNEYLKTAQSHGHKLVKMLQHEREQRQRLQEMVETLAEQHSKLERAANAHAHRAVSASEAEEEDENEFFDAVADGGQNSDANDHFTLDIRTKTGVRRNSSDSSSEAEETQETKQVVVVTGGKHPILHHQMAITQVNKVDTAVATSNEINKTGRRKRRTKIADKPNYPLNLWSIMKNCIGKDLSKIPMPVNFNEPLSMLQRLTEDYEYADILDRAAKCTDACEQLAYVAAFTISSYATTSNRTGKPFNPLLGETYECDRTDDLGWRCFSEQVSHHPPIVAQYCESEEWHCWQEFTMTSKFRGKYLQIIPLGSAQVDFLKSGNKYSWRKVTTTVHNIIVGKLWVDQHGDMEITGKGSATGINCQLKYIPYSYFTRDSQRRVKGVVMDKGNVKWVINGTWDDQVEIAPVIGNTGTASNPVYQTGNPVLAWKRRPTPEDSEKFYNFTTLAAQLNELEEGVAPTDSRLRPDQRLMEEGKWEEANKEKLRIEEKQRTVRRKRECEAEKAAAQGRPYTQYVPLWFEQKTQDASDVITHIYKGSYWDCKEAQNWSECPDIF; from the exons atgGGCGACAGTGGTGCTACCAAATCGGGCGCGTCTCAAAATGAAGCTACGATGAAAGGTTGGCTTTTCAAGTGGACTAATTACCTCAAGGGCTATCAGAGACGGTGGTTTGTTCTCCAAAATGGCCATTTGTCTTATTACAG GGCCGAAAATCACCATGGAATAGCCCCTACGTTGTCCATCAGGCGTCGAAGAAAACTCAAGGGGGG AAACCAGGCAGAAATGGCACACACTTGTAGAGGAAGTATATCACTCCATGGAGCCCTAATCTACTCTGTAGATTCATGTACCTTCGTCATATCCAACGGGGGTACCCAAACCTTCCATATTAAAGCTTCGTCTGAGGTGGAACGACAGTCTTGGGTCACAGCCTTGGAATTGGCCAAAGCAAAAGCCAT ACGAAATATGGAGTCTGAAGAAGATGAAGTGGAAGCTGAGGAATCCggaatttccgacgaaccggATGTTATGCGGAAATTAGAAAGCGCcttaaacgaattaaaaatttgtggtGAATTATTGGGAAAGCATTGGAAAAATCTTGCTAAACCACTGAGCGAAATCGAATCAACTCCGGATCCTGATGTTTTAAACAGtaaagttaaagaaatttgtgaAAGGGCAACGCTGTTTAGAATTTCAAGCAATGCAATGATGAAT TCATGCAACGAATATCTGAAGACAGCCCAAAGCCACGGTCATAAGTTGGTGAAAATGCTGCAACATGAACGAGAGCAAAGGCAGAGGCTTCAAGAAATGGTTGAGACTCTAGCAGAACAGCACTCTAAACTAGAGAGGGCCGCTAACGCGCATGCGCACAGAGCCG TAAGCGCTAGCGAAGCGGAGGAAGAAgacgaaaatgaatttttcgacGCGGTCGCTGATGGAGGCCAGAATTCTGATGCTAACGACCATTTTACTCTTGATATAAGAACTAAAACTGGGGTCAGGAGGAACAGCTCAGACAGCTCAAGTGAAGCAGAGGAAACTCAGGAAACCAAACAA GTAGTAGTCGTCACAGGGGGTAAACACCCAATTCTTCATCACCAAATGGCCATAACACAAGTCAATAAAGTGGATACAGCTGTGGCCACTTCTAACGAGATCAATAAAA CCGGAAGGCGTAAACGCAGAACAAAAATTGCCGACAAACCCAACTATCCTCTTAACTTGTGGTCCATAATGAAAAACTGCATAGGCAAAGATTTATCTAAGATACCGATGCCGGTTAACTTCAATGAACCTTTGAGTATGTTACAACGTTTAACTGAAGATTACGAATATGCTGATATTTTGGATAGGGCGGCAAA ATGCACTGATGCTTGCGAACAACTAGCATATGTAGCTGCATTTACAATCTCTTCGTACGCAACTACTTCAAACAGAACGGGTAAACCTTTCAATCCTTTGTTAGGAGAAACCTATGAATGTGATCGTACTGACGATTTAg gaTGGAGATGTTTTAGTGAACAAGTTTCGCATCATCCTCCAATCGTAGCTCAATATTGCGAGAGTGAAGAGTGGCATTGCTGGCAAGAATTCACTATGACTTCTAAGTTTAGGGGAAAGTATTTACAA ATAATACCGCTAGGAAGTGCCCaagtagattttttaaaaagtgggAATAAATATTCATGGAGAAAAGTAACCACCACTGTGCATAATATTATTGTAGGGAAGTTATGGGTAGATCAACATG GTGATATGGAGATAACCGGTAAAGGTTCCGCCACGGGCATTAACTGTCAATTAAAGTATATTCCCTATTCGTATTTCACTAGAGACTCGCAAAGAAGGGTGAAAGGTGTTGTTATGGATAAGGGAAATGTTAAATGGGTTATTAATGGAACTTGGGATGATCAG GTGGAAATAGCTCCTGTGATAGGTAACACTGGTACTGCATCAAACCCCGTCTACCAAACCGGAAACCCGGTACTTGCTTGGAAACGCAGGCCGACACCGGAAGATTCcgagaaattttataatttcaccACGTTAGCAGCCCAGTTGAATGAACTTGAAGAGGGTGTGGCTCCTACTGATTCCAGGTTAAGGCCTGATCAAAG ATTAATGGAAGAAGGAAAATGGGAAGaggcaaataaagaaaaactgcGGATAGAAGAAAAACAGAGGACCGTGAGACGGAAACGAGAATGTGAAGCTGAGAAGGCAGCCGCTCAAG GTCGACCATATACTCAATACGTACCGCTGTGGTTCGAACAGAAGACGCAGGATGCCAGTGACGTGATAACTCACATCTATAAAGGCTCTTACTGGGATTGTAAAGAAGCACAAAATTGGTCTGAGTGCCCTGACATATtctaa
- the Osbp gene encoding oxysterol-binding protein 1 isoform X3, giving the protein MGDSGATKSGASQNEATMKGWLFKWTNYLKGYQRRWFVLQNGHLSYYRNQAEMAHTCRGSISLHGALIYSVDSCTFVISNGGTQTFHIKASSEVERQSWVTALELAKAKAIRNMESEEDEVEAEESGISDEPDVMRKLESALNELKICGELLGKHWKNLAKPLSEIESTPDPDVLNSKVKEICERATLFRISSNAMMNSCNEYLKTAQSHGHKLVKMLQHEREQRQRLQEMVETLAEQHSKLERAANAHAHRAVSASEAEEEDENEFFDAVADGGQNSDANDHFTLDIRTKTGVRRNSSDSSSEAEETQETKQVVVVTGGKHPILHHQMAITQVNKVDTAVATSNEINKTGRRKRRTKIADKPNYPLNLWSIMKNCIGKDLSKIPMPVNFNEPLSMLQRLTEDYEYADILDRAAKCTDACEQLAYVAAFTISSYATTSNRTGKPFNPLLGETYECDRTDDLGWRCFSEQVSHHPPIVAQYCESEEWHCWQEFTMTSKFRGKYLQIIPLGSAQVDFLKSGNKYSWRKVTTTVHNIIVGKLWVDQHGDMEITGKGSATGINCQLKYIPYSYFTRDSQRRVKGVVMDKGNVKWVINGTWDDQVEIAPVIGNTGTASNPVYQTGNPVLAWKRRPTPEDSEKFYNFTTLAAQLNELEEGVAPTDSRLRPDQRLMEEGKWEEANKEKLRIEEKQRTVRRKRECEAEKAAAQGRPYTQYVPLWFEQKTQDASDVITHIYKGSYWDCKEAQNWSECPDIF; this is encoded by the exons atgGGCGACAGTGGTGCTACCAAATCGGGCGCGTCTCAAAATGAAGCTACGATGAAAGGTTGGCTTTTCAAGTGGACTAATTACCTCAAGGGCTATCAGAGACGGTGGTTTGTTCTCCAAAATGGCCATTTGTCTTATTACAG AAACCAGGCAGAAATGGCACACACTTGTAGAGGAAGTATATCACTCCATGGAGCCCTAATCTACTCTGTAGATTCATGTACCTTCGTCATATCCAACGGGGGTACCCAAACCTTCCATATTAAAGCTTCGTCTGAGGTGGAACGACAGTCTTGGGTCACAGCCTTGGAATTGGCCAAAGCAAAAGCCAT ACGAAATATGGAGTCTGAAGAAGATGAAGTGGAAGCTGAGGAATCCggaatttccgacgaaccggATGTTATGCGGAAATTAGAAAGCGCcttaaacgaattaaaaatttgtggtGAATTATTGGGAAAGCATTGGAAAAATCTTGCTAAACCACTGAGCGAAATCGAATCAACTCCGGATCCTGATGTTTTAAACAGtaaagttaaagaaatttgtgaAAGGGCAACGCTGTTTAGAATTTCAAGCAATGCAATGATGAAT TCATGCAACGAATATCTGAAGACAGCCCAAAGCCACGGTCATAAGTTGGTGAAAATGCTGCAACATGAACGAGAGCAAAGGCAGAGGCTTCAAGAAATGGTTGAGACTCTAGCAGAACAGCACTCTAAACTAGAGAGGGCCGCTAACGCGCATGCGCACAGAGCCG TAAGCGCTAGCGAAGCGGAGGAAGAAgacgaaaatgaatttttcgacGCGGTCGCTGATGGAGGCCAGAATTCTGATGCTAACGACCATTTTACTCTTGATATAAGAACTAAAACTGGGGTCAGGAGGAACAGCTCAGACAGCTCAAGTGAAGCAGAGGAAACTCAGGAAACCAAACAA GTAGTAGTCGTCACAGGGGGTAAACACCCAATTCTTCATCACCAAATGGCCATAACACAAGTCAATAAAGTGGATACAGCTGTGGCCACTTCTAACGAGATCAATAAAA CCGGAAGGCGTAAACGCAGAACAAAAATTGCCGACAAACCCAACTATCCTCTTAACTTGTGGTCCATAATGAAAAACTGCATAGGCAAAGATTTATCTAAGATACCGATGCCGGTTAACTTCAATGAACCTTTGAGTATGTTACAACGTTTAACTGAAGATTACGAATATGCTGATATTTTGGATAGGGCGGCAAA ATGCACTGATGCTTGCGAACAACTAGCATATGTAGCTGCATTTACAATCTCTTCGTACGCAACTACTTCAAACAGAACGGGTAAACCTTTCAATCCTTTGTTAGGAGAAACCTATGAATGTGATCGTACTGACGATTTAg gaTGGAGATGTTTTAGTGAACAAGTTTCGCATCATCCTCCAATCGTAGCTCAATATTGCGAGAGTGAAGAGTGGCATTGCTGGCAAGAATTCACTATGACTTCTAAGTTTAGGGGAAAGTATTTACAA ATAATACCGCTAGGAAGTGCCCaagtagattttttaaaaagtgggAATAAATATTCATGGAGAAAAGTAACCACCACTGTGCATAATATTATTGTAGGGAAGTTATGGGTAGATCAACATG GTGATATGGAGATAACCGGTAAAGGTTCCGCCACGGGCATTAACTGTCAATTAAAGTATATTCCCTATTCGTATTTCACTAGAGACTCGCAAAGAAGGGTGAAAGGTGTTGTTATGGATAAGGGAAATGTTAAATGGGTTATTAATGGAACTTGGGATGATCAG GTGGAAATAGCTCCTGTGATAGGTAACACTGGTACTGCATCAAACCCCGTCTACCAAACCGGAAACCCGGTACTTGCTTGGAAACGCAGGCCGACACCGGAAGATTCcgagaaattttataatttcaccACGTTAGCAGCCCAGTTGAATGAACTTGAAGAGGGTGTGGCTCCTACTGATTCCAGGTTAAGGCCTGATCAAAG ATTAATGGAAGAAGGAAAATGGGAAGaggcaaataaagaaaaactgcGGATAGAAGAAAAACAGAGGACCGTGAGACGGAAACGAGAATGTGAAGCTGAGAAGGCAGCCGCTCAAG GTCGACCATATACTCAATACGTACCGCTGTGGTTCGAACAGAAGACGCAGGATGCCAGTGACGTGATAACTCACATCTATAAAGGCTCTTACTGGGATTGTAAAGAAGCACAAAATTGGTCTGAGTGCCCTGACATATtctaa
- the Osbp gene encoding oxysterol-binding protein 1 isoform X2: MGDSGATKSGASQNEATMKGWLFKWTNYLKGYQRRWFVLQNGHLSYYRLCRKRNQAEMAHTCRGSISLHGALIYSVDSCTFVISNGGTQTFHIKASSEVERQSWVTALELAKAKAIRNMESEEDEVEAEESGISDEPDVMRKLESALNELKICGELLGKHWKNLAKPLSEIESTPDPDVLNSKVKEICERATLFRISSNAMMNSCNEYLKTAQSHGHKLVKMLQHEREQRQRLQEMVETLAEQHSKLERAANAHAHRAVSASEAEEEDENEFFDAVADGGQNSDANDHFTLDIRTKTGVRRNSSDSSSEAEETQETKQVVVVTGGKHPILHHQMAITQVNKVDTAVATSNEINKTGRRKRRTKIADKPNYPLNLWSIMKNCIGKDLSKIPMPVNFNEPLSMLQRLTEDYEYADILDRAAKCTDACEQLAYVAAFTISSYATTSNRTGKPFNPLLGETYECDRTDDLGWRCFSEQVSHHPPIVAQYCESEEWHCWQEFTMTSKFRGKYLQIIPLGSAQVDFLKSGNKYSWRKVTTTVHNIIVGKLWVDQHGDMEITGKGSATGINCQLKYIPYSYFTRDSQRRVKGVVMDKGNVKWVINGTWDDQVEIAPVIGNTGTASNPVYQTGNPVLAWKRRPTPEDSEKFYNFTTLAAQLNELEEGVAPTDSRLRPDQRLMEEGKWEEANKEKLRIEEKQRTVRRKRECEAEKAAAQGRPYTQYVPLWFEQKTQDASDVITHIYKGSYWDCKEAQNWSECPDIF; the protein is encoded by the exons atgGGCGACAGTGGTGCTACCAAATCGGGCGCGTCTCAAAATGAAGCTACGATGAAAGGTTGGCTTTTCAAGTGGACTAATTACCTCAAGGGCTATCAGAGACGGTGGTTTGTTCTCCAAAATGGCCATTTGTCTTATTACAG ACTATGTCGAAAAAG AAACCAGGCAGAAATGGCACACACTTGTAGAGGAAGTATATCACTCCATGGAGCCCTAATCTACTCTGTAGATTCATGTACCTTCGTCATATCCAACGGGGGTACCCAAACCTTCCATATTAAAGCTTCGTCTGAGGTGGAACGACAGTCTTGGGTCACAGCCTTGGAATTGGCCAAAGCAAAAGCCAT ACGAAATATGGAGTCTGAAGAAGATGAAGTGGAAGCTGAGGAATCCggaatttccgacgaaccggATGTTATGCGGAAATTAGAAAGCGCcttaaacgaattaaaaatttgtggtGAATTATTGGGAAAGCATTGGAAAAATCTTGCTAAACCACTGAGCGAAATCGAATCAACTCCGGATCCTGATGTTTTAAACAGtaaagttaaagaaatttgtgaAAGGGCAACGCTGTTTAGAATTTCAAGCAATGCAATGATGAAT TCATGCAACGAATATCTGAAGACAGCCCAAAGCCACGGTCATAAGTTGGTGAAAATGCTGCAACATGAACGAGAGCAAAGGCAGAGGCTTCAAGAAATGGTTGAGACTCTAGCAGAACAGCACTCTAAACTAGAGAGGGCCGCTAACGCGCATGCGCACAGAGCCG TAAGCGCTAGCGAAGCGGAGGAAGAAgacgaaaatgaatttttcgacGCGGTCGCTGATGGAGGCCAGAATTCTGATGCTAACGACCATTTTACTCTTGATATAAGAACTAAAACTGGGGTCAGGAGGAACAGCTCAGACAGCTCAAGTGAAGCAGAGGAAACTCAGGAAACCAAACAA GTAGTAGTCGTCACAGGGGGTAAACACCCAATTCTTCATCACCAAATGGCCATAACACAAGTCAATAAAGTGGATACAGCTGTGGCCACTTCTAACGAGATCAATAAAA CCGGAAGGCGTAAACGCAGAACAAAAATTGCCGACAAACCCAACTATCCTCTTAACTTGTGGTCCATAATGAAAAACTGCATAGGCAAAGATTTATCTAAGATACCGATGCCGGTTAACTTCAATGAACCTTTGAGTATGTTACAACGTTTAACTGAAGATTACGAATATGCTGATATTTTGGATAGGGCGGCAAA ATGCACTGATGCTTGCGAACAACTAGCATATGTAGCTGCATTTACAATCTCTTCGTACGCAACTACTTCAAACAGAACGGGTAAACCTTTCAATCCTTTGTTAGGAGAAACCTATGAATGTGATCGTACTGACGATTTAg gaTGGAGATGTTTTAGTGAACAAGTTTCGCATCATCCTCCAATCGTAGCTCAATATTGCGAGAGTGAAGAGTGGCATTGCTGGCAAGAATTCACTATGACTTCTAAGTTTAGGGGAAAGTATTTACAA ATAATACCGCTAGGAAGTGCCCaagtagattttttaaaaagtgggAATAAATATTCATGGAGAAAAGTAACCACCACTGTGCATAATATTATTGTAGGGAAGTTATGGGTAGATCAACATG GTGATATGGAGATAACCGGTAAAGGTTCCGCCACGGGCATTAACTGTCAATTAAAGTATATTCCCTATTCGTATTTCACTAGAGACTCGCAAAGAAGGGTGAAAGGTGTTGTTATGGATAAGGGAAATGTTAAATGGGTTATTAATGGAACTTGGGATGATCAG GTGGAAATAGCTCCTGTGATAGGTAACACTGGTACTGCATCAAACCCCGTCTACCAAACCGGAAACCCGGTACTTGCTTGGAAACGCAGGCCGACACCGGAAGATTCcgagaaattttataatttcaccACGTTAGCAGCCCAGTTGAATGAACTTGAAGAGGGTGTGGCTCCTACTGATTCCAGGTTAAGGCCTGATCAAAG ATTAATGGAAGAAGGAAAATGGGAAGaggcaaataaagaaaaactgcGGATAGAAGAAAAACAGAGGACCGTGAGACGGAAACGAGAATGTGAAGCTGAGAAGGCAGCCGCTCAAG GTCGACCATATACTCAATACGTACCGCTGTGGTTCGAACAGAAGACGCAGGATGCCAGTGACGTGATAACTCACATCTATAAAGGCTCTTACTGGGATTGTAAAGAAGCACAAAATTGGTCTGAGTGCCCTGACATATtctaa
- the LOC136347465 gene encoding uncharacterized protein: MEEQDNSFIKNQILNLLAADKGESTGDYPYPMLQKKALESIAYNVTEAVYTSLEENSKLSSTRRCNLLKFVNNICQTPTFYLTQGGTKIYLNQHKKEFCDEAVPTIQPLIQLIHNEIDELPLDIHSQVSSFYKRRNKCRKNKARTLNYIKQIDKERLHNDQMHLQRNISHYETCQSLIDHLIVCGSEHSHIGSRIDSKEFRKKQVGFCYAVINVNNGECDKAIIDHMLEKLLTYKELELYELEFLEDLWLYEDYYTSSIVTKFPWIVEKIIISCCAEIIKLTDGSQVSEYYASLDKNKALLKVRKECTANLELFLKLKNLIFELFVFSYCNENVYKFSDYII; this comes from the exons ATGGAAGAACAGGataatagttttattaaaaatcaaattttgaatttattagcTGCTGACAAAGGTGAATCTACAGGAGATTATCCTTATCCAATGTTGCAGAAAAAGGCTTTAGAATCAATTGCTTACAATGTGACTGAGGCTGTTTATACATCTTTGGAAGAAAATAGCAAATTAAGTTCTACAAGACGGTGTAATTTGTTA aaatttgtaAACAATATATGCCAAACACCCACATTTTACTTAACCCAGGGCGGtactaaaatatatttgaatcaacacaaaaaagaattttGTGACGAAGCGGTGCCTACCATTCAACCTTTAATCCAATTAATCCACAACGAAATTGATGAATTGCCTTTAGATATTCATAGTCAGGTGTCAAGTTTTTACAAGAGGAGAAATAAATGCCGGAAAAATAAAGCTAGAACGCTTAATTATATAAAGCAAATTGATAAAGAACGACTGCATAACGATCAAATGCATTtgcaaagaaatatttcacaCTACGAAACTTGCCAGAGTTTGATTGATCACTTAATAGTGTGTGGAAGTGAGCATTCACATATTGGTAGCAGAATCGATTCAAAAGAATTTAGGAAAAAGCAAGTTGGGTTTTGTTATGCCGTTATTAATGTGAACAATGGGGAGTGCGATAAGGCAATTATTGATCATATGCTGGAGAAGTTGTTAACATATAAGGAGCTAGAGCTTTATGAACTCGAGTTTCTTGAAGATTTATGGCTTTATGAAG ATTATTATACTAGTTCGATAGTAACTAAATTTCCATGgatagttgaaaaaataattatttcctgTTGTGCGGAAATCATCAAGCTGACGGATGGTTCTCAAGTGTCTGAGTATTATGCCTCATTGGACAAGAACAAGGCACTGCTCAAGGTTCGAAAGGAATGTACAGCGAATTTGGAGTTGttcttgaaattaaaaaatctaatttttgagctatttgtttttagttactgtaatgaaaatgtttataaattctCAGATTACATTATTTAG